The Toxoplasma gondii ME49 chromosome XI, whole genome shotgun sequence region GCCAGCTCCCACTCGGGACGCTGCCGCCAAAACAGCGGAGTGTGTCGCAGCTTGCACTTCGCTCCCGAAACTAAATGTAAATTTATTTGCTGCCCCAGGGTCTCGAGTTTTCGTGGGAAACCTTTTCTGTGGCAGAACGTTTCCCTGTTGCGACATTCGCCCTTCATCGCTAACACGCGCAAAACCTGCACAGTTCGGTATGAGCTTATTGAGAGAGAGTATTCACTATTCATCAAAAGATCAACCAAGTCTGCACCACGAAAGGAGCGAACGTGTTTTCCTGTCTACGCAGGAAGGGGAGCGATGAGACTAGAGAGCTGACTTATTTCAGAAAATCATGCGTAGCGCATTCCGAAACGTGACTTCAGCGTTCCTAAGAGTTGGGGGGAGGGTTGGtaagaggagaggaggggagGTAACGGCGGAGCAACGGGGTATATCACTGACAACAGAGTTTCTTTGACAAGGTACGTCATCCCTGTGAATTAGCACCAGCCTCTGGCATCGAACAATGCAGAGGGCGTTGTGCTGAGCACACCATTGAGGGGGAACGTGGGAGTTCTGCTGCTCCATAGAAGTTCGACAAACCTGACGGTGTATCTTGCAACATCTACGACGTGCAAAGTGCCCGTCTAAGGAAACATGACCCCAGAGTATCAATCGAGCAAATTTAAAGGTCACCAGCGCACATTAATCATGCTCCGACAAATGTTTACTTCGGGTAGGATGAGGTGGATTTTGTTGTTTTTGTCGGGGTTCACAGAGAGCGGTGCTTTTGTTGGATTTTCTGCCAGATTTGTGCATTGCCCTTTTCACAACATGTTAACCCTGGTAGCAATTACGCATGCATCCGGTAAGCGGAATTTAGAAGCTTCACATTGACGAATGCCAAGCAACAAAGGTCGCAGTGACAACTGACCTGCATGTTGAGAGTACTGAGAGAGTTAACAGcaccgttttttctcgtcgatTCTACGACAGTTATGAGGACAAAAGTGGgtttcgtttgtctctgaagaagtgctctttcccttttctttgaaacacaCTTGCCTTCTCACAGTTAGTATGATCGCAAAGTATCAGAAGCCACAGGCATGTCTGACGACGAAGTGAATCTGGCGTGAAACGCTCGCTGCTTCCAGATTTATTAGCAGATGCAAATGAGCTGTGTTATTTCACCCTGAGATGTTTCGACACACAGCGTGACTCCTATTGTGCGTCAAGCACTGCCCTAGTCATTTCGAATGCTCCGACAAACTTGTCGTTCGTTACATTAAAACTGAAATAGAAAACGGGCTGCGAATCCGAAACAGCCAAACAACACAACACATACGCGCaaagctggagaagcagTGCACGCTGAGGAGCCGTTGCCGGACGGTATCTACAAAGAAAATGGAGTGGAGACTGGAAATCTCAGTCGGTTTCTAGTCGTCCTATGTTTGTTTGCCAACCAGAAATTGATGGCATTAGTTTGACCTGTACTGACGCAACTGGGAGACGTATTTTGTGTGTGCGAACGGATGAGAAGGCCCCGCACACTGCCTTTGAGCCAAATCCCCTCTACGGGAGCTACACGGTTCGTTGGCTACACGATACCCTCTCTGACACCTTACTCAACAATGCAAATAAAGAAAAGATGGACGGTCACGGGCCAATGAGCATCGCGACTTGCACGAGTTCCTGGCAAATGCACAAACAACCTCTTCCGACGTCGATGTCCTACTGCTTTAGCATCCTGCTTCAATTCGGGAgcattcttctcttttgtcaGGCTGCAACAACGGGGTAAGCGTATCGCCTGGTGATCGATTCTTCAAAGAGGGTGCGAGAAGGCTTATCGAGTCTCCACACGCCCTGGACACCACGCGGGGTTACAGGGTCTGCTGTGCCTTTTGAGATCATCCCTACGTTGCTAGTCGCTCACTGACATTGAAATTGCGTCGAATAGCAAAACAGACAACCTCACTAAGCAATATGCAGAATCCAATGTTCTGGCTTGTGGCACACTTCAGCGCGAGTTACTCCCTTTGAAAACCAACGTCGTTTCCATGGAGGCTTAGCACCTACCGAGTCACAGCAGCAGATGCGCATATCAAAGGGGCTCTTAACTTCTCCTCTGTCACCTAAGGAGCGTCCGTTGGACGACACGTAGTCCCGCACCGGGCATTCATTAATAGTTCACAAGAAACAAAGGTACACGCCGTTCCGTTAGCTCCTCGCACGGACAGCGGTGTGCTCTTTTCCACTGGACCGGTGTGCCTCGCTTGCCTAACAGAACAGGACAAGAAGAACcgcgtcctcttcctgcAACCGCTTCTCCGCCGGACGGAACGATTGCCATTTTGGTCATTATGCTGATCGGTTCAATTTTCGCGACGTGGTGTAACTGGCATCTTTGGTTCACCCGGAGACTCTACGCTGTACCGAGGACTGAAGGTTCCCGGATTACCCGGTCCAGTGGAGAGTGGGCGATCCAGTGAAAGCAAAACCAAATGCCTCGGGAGCTTGAGAAGAGCaacagagcgaagaggacagCCTACAGCTACTCAACTCAAAAAAGGACTTGCATCACGATCTCAGCCGTCAGGTAGCAATGCGACTGTTTCACGTCTTGGAGCATCGTTGCTTTGACTACACAACAGAAGGGCTCGTTGAACGGGAGGACAAGCGACGGTTGCCAGTTCCCAAACCGATTGAGGACTGTTTCAGTTCCTTCTCCTAGTCGCCACTGCGGCGGCGCCCCACGTGCGCGTCTTTCTGCGCACAAACTGGATGCTTTCTCGTCCGCAAAATTCCACGCTTCTTCTTAGCGGACTCCGTACTACATGTATGCGTGACGCAGACAATCCCTGGACTCTTCTGTTCCAGCGAAGCGCCCAGAACATGTGTGGGGATTCCCCTCTCATACAGCGCACTCTCATGTGCCTCACATTGTGCACAAAGCAACCCCTGGGTACTCTTTCGGGACGGTCGAGTTGTGTTGGAGTTCATCGCTTGATGTGAAAAAAGCATATTGCCTCATTCTGCCCTGAATCGGCGACTTTTAGATACTAGCTAGGTGAAGACTCCTCTGGAACTGCTCCGGGCACCGACACCCGATCGTGGCCCGTGTACAAGCACAGTTCAATGTCTGACTACAGACACCACAGCACCTGTATTTCTCTGTGACAGAATGACGGGTGGGCTTCCTATTTCACACGTCCCCTTAGAAAAGTGGCACCCCCGTTCTTATCGCTTGTCGGCTATGGAAGTGCGTGAGGTACTCAGAGCGAACCCGCCCGAGTTTTGCTGAACAGTTCGTAACTTCAAGCGGTGATGAACGAACATTTCACACccgttcttccttcgcgtAACAGAGAAGTTTGTGCCTTCCATCCGGAGGcacttttgttttttcgaaGGGAAACAGCATCAAGCGGCCGCTTCCACGTAATGAAACGCGTTTAAATTCTCCGCGAGGCTCGGTCTTACTGCCCGAAAACGACAAAAAGAAACACCTCCCTTAGCAGGGAGCAACTTGAACTTTTCGTCAGCTCATGGAACACGCATTGCAACTCAGCAAGAATTACGAGAGACCGACCGAGCGGGCAGTCCGTGAAAATGGAGAAGGCGTCAAGCACATTTCCGCTCTTATACAAAATAGACCATCATGCGCTTGACGATGTTGACGAAGTTGTGCACAGAAGTTCCCCTCACGACAAATAGGTGTTCTTTGCGGAATCGTAGTGGAACACGTTCCAGCCAGTCTCGTAGCGGTGGCCATGCTGCAGAGCGGCAAATACACAGCAGCAAACAGCAAAATGAGGGTCCTGTTTCATCTACATTAGTTCAACTGGATGCACTGGTAAATCCCAACAGAATTCACCCGGAGAAGTGACTTTCTCTGACGTTAACTATTCGCGCGTACCCCCGTCTATGCGCCAGATCCGCGTATCTCCAAGACgagttctctcccttccgaAGAAGTTCGTTTGAAAACTGAAAACAAACTCTCTCGGGACTGCGTTGGCTGAACTCCAGCCTTGGTAACTGTCACTGCGCGCGATTGAAGGAAAGCAGCAACCTGTCTCCACCAAAAACGAAACAACTGTTGATATAGAGATCTGAGTCAACTGAAATGTGTACCAGTAGGAATAAATACATCCATCGATGCGCCTGTCCAGCTGAGCATTTTCGGGAGTCGACTGCCGTCTCTATGTAATCACATGTGTCATCGTTGCTGAAACAAGGAGAAACTTTTCACAGAGGATTTCTAAAGCTCGCAAAAATAAAAACCCACACAACCACTACTCGACCGAAGTGTTTGTCGGTCGGAAGTCTCTGCAGGAGTCTACACCGAAATCCATGAAAATGTTCGACGCAGCCGCCTGCCGTTTTCTCGAGTAGGGCTTTCAGGCAAGTCCAGAAAGACTCACAGTCACTCCGTTTCACTGACAGAGCGGCAAACGAGGAAAGTTGCTGCCTTATACCGCGGCTAAGCATGTCACTCTGAAGCTGCAGGTGTCTTGTTTTTCGGCGGGGTAGAACTGTCCCAACTGCGGTTCACAGGAAAGCTGCAGGGGCTTGTTGCAGACAGTCTGCTCTTCAATGCAACGCTCTGGGAAAGAGCAGCGTTATTTTGCGCATTTCCCTGAACTTACTTCGCTGTAGTATTTGCTGAGTTCAAGCTTCGTGTGAATGCAGGGTacggcgaagaggagcacGCACATCGCGATGATGCCCTTGGTCGGATCTTTTTCGACTCCGGGCTGCACATTCGTCGCCTGGTTACAGATTTCAGTTTGGTACTGAGTCGGTCGCGGCTTCGCAACGAGCATCTGCACAGTGTTGTCAACTGCGCCAGTGCTGTTGCTACTAAAAAATCGGTTCCTCAGACTTTGGAAAGAATGCGAAACGCCCGGCGCTCGTGCCCAACAGACAGGACGCAGAAGCGCCCGAGCAGCTCCCGCTGTGGCTTGAGATAGCATCTTGTTCTCAGAAAGACGGGCAAACGCAGTTTCGGTCGGAAGTGAAAATCTATCTGGCCTTCCGGGATGCCAGAAACTGCAGGATAGGACCTCGTTTGTCCCGAGGAACGCGTTTGCAGAGAAATCGACGCGGCAGAAACTCCCGCGTCGCGCACAGGGCAAAATGGAGGGACGGTGGTTGTCGCACAGCAGAAGTTTCATTCACGAAGCATGAATTTTGTCCACGGAGAACCCTTTTTTCATAGTACAACCGCATGCAAAGGAGAACGGAAATTCCTTGCCAACGGCAAATACTGGTTTCACCGCTGTGGTGTCTCACTACCGCTCCTCGGCGTGTATTCGGGGGAAGCCTCGCGGTCTCCCAAGCTGTGCACCCTCGAGCTGCAATATCGTAAGGGAGTTGTCTTCagcttcgctttcctctttttaTTCCGCCACTTTCCGCATCTCCAAACCTGTCAATTCAAGAACGAATTACCTCAGTTCCCGTCGGGGCCTTCTGACCCATCTCCACAGAGTGCCAGTAGCAAGAACAGGAGGAACCGATCGCGGGTGAAACTCTCGCGCGACTTCCGACACAAATTTCTGGATTACCGCCTTCTATCCAGTACGTTCTCACTACAGTACATCTGCACTGCAATGTTAGCTAAGGCCAGTGAAAAGCGAAAGGAGGAGCGTGGTAGCGACCTAGGCCGCAGAAGTCCCTAAACCGCGCTACATGGAAAGCACGTTCTAAGGAACGAGACAAACTAACCTGTTGGATTTTCGTCGTTGTGAAAACATAACCTGTTAGAAGGTGTTTGGAGGATAGCAATAACaaagcgtttctcttcgaccTGTGGATGTGTCTCCTATGATTCGTACTGGGCTGTCTCATCAGTAGTTCGTGTCAGGAACTCTAGGTTGGGAAGAGGGGTTCTTCCACCTTGATTCACGACAGTGCCGCTAGGAGCGAGTCTGGAAAAGACCGGGTGGCATGCCACAAGGACTGATGGATAGGTTAAAAAACGGCACAGCGGAGTTAAGCGGTATGACGACCAAACTTTACACTGGATACGTTTTAGtgctcgcttcttccacaCACAGCTCCTTCGTTGTTAAATGGGCGTTGTTCCAGTTCTCTTCGTTAAGTTCCTGCTGTCGTTGAAGCCTATATAGCATGCCCGCGAACTTCACTATGACGTCTAGGCTCATCGGCACTGGGGAAGAAGGTCGGAATGACTTGGACTGTGGACAGATATCCGCGTCCACTTTTAACAGGATACTTTTCGTAATTGCGTGCATCGTGCAACTTCTTCTGGATCGCAAGGATCGGGAAGTGGCTTTAAGCTGTTTTGAACTGAGTTGCCGTCCAAGGCATAAGGtaaaaggcagaagagacaaaacgtGAACTTGGATGGCGCACTCGACTTCAAGTGCGGTATCTATCCCTGCAGGGTCGGTAGAAGCTTTTGCATGTAACGAGAAGGCACGTCAAGCTACGATCATGCAATCTACAAAAACAGGCTAGATGAAGTGCACTACAAAGGATGGTCTTCCTGTTACATCATACACGTCCTTCTGTGATTCTTTCGCTCGTGAACGCGGAAAGGACACACGCTTGAGCCCCTCTAAACACGAAAGCCGTTGAGAAATGCAAATGCTGTTGAGTTTTTCtgaaaggaaagacgacgGCGGGGACTTTTAAATGTCCTCGCGGCCAAGGCTGGAATATGAGTGCTCCAGAAACATCCCTATTCCTCGTCTCAGCGAAGGTCTTTGCTGAAGATGCTCAAGCGAATTTCCACTTTCTGCCACAGCGCCATTCCCGCAACTCAGTGCGGTAGTGCGGTAGTGACAGCGACAAACCCCAATTTCGAAGGAAAGCACTTAAACACAAGTCAACTAAAACTGATTGTTGCGGCAAAATAAGGTCGGGCAAACGCCCCACCTGTGCTGCCTTTCGGCGGCTCGCGTCATCGCGACACCGTCCCGTTCCCTCTTGATAAAAAACTTTTCCTTACGGCAGCTGACAGTTGACACGTCTACGGATGAAACGCGTGAACCAGATGCATTGCTAGAAAAGCAACGCTTTCAGAAACACACGGAAAACGCACTTTACAGCAAAGACGTCGTAGATGGAAGTAGGCACAGAGAAACATTTCCGCGTCTAAACCCTACGCCTCTCTCGGCGTAGAAGTGTCGCCGCCACACCGTTTTTGTTCGCTGCCGGTATGGAGCAGACGAACATGCGCGAATACTTCTGTGCACATTCATACAGAGAGACGTTTGTGCGATTTTACGAAGATGCGCAGTTTCTACAGAACGCCTGAAGCGTTGCTGCACTCTGTGCCGAGCTCCCGCGCTGGGTGCGTTTCTaaatctgcttctctctgcgttcatTCCTCTCTGGctttcgctgctttctgtcgtctctctttgaTTAGCTGGACTGCACGAGCTAATCGggcgttcgtttccttcatTTGTCTCAAAaccggagacacagaggcagctTCGTTTCTGAATTTCCTCAGCACTTCCATGTCGATCGTGCCTCGATGTGCAGAACGCAAAGCGTCAAACAGAACTtgcggagaaaacgcgacgtttgCGACGCTGCGATCTCTGTGCATTCTAACCGAACCTGCGTTGTCTCTACACCTGACTTGCCGCGAAGCCGGAACGCTGAGCAGTCTCTTctgcccttcctctctgcaggcaGACTCGGGATTCGACTCACGCGCCTCCCTGTCTTCCACTTCGTAGACGAACACAGACTGTTTCTCCACGCGATTCTGTTCCCTGTCTTCAGAAACGTCTGTCGCCTGTTCATCTTCGGCGAACGAGGCGATGCGCGACGAAGAACTCGTGATGTCTTGAACTGAAGCAACGGAACCCAggggcgaaggagagagatcAGGCGAAAGACACGCAGGAGACGGTGAAGACCAAGGTGACCAGGGACCTGAAAGAGGCACCGTGGAGCAGAACGAGTCGGAGCGCGTCGAGAGAGCTctggaaacgagagaggaagtctGAGACATGGAATCAAAACCGAAATccgtcctctgtctctttctctcgccagCCTCGCTGCTGGTCCCCACGACGACCATTGAAAGTTGAGACACCAGCGGAGAACGAGAACGCCTGGAGGCTGAAGACGAACCACTCGACTCCAGTTGAACAGAATCGCCTCCAcactctttccttttttctccaccgTGCGTCCGTTTTCCTGATGAAACATCAACGGCAACCtgccctcgtcttcgcctctcttctcttctttcctcgacactgttttctctcggccCAGATCTCCGACGCTTTGCtcctgtcgctcttccttccctctgcagtctttctcctgtttcgtcGTCGCACAGGTCCACGACTTCTGGTGTACAGACAcgcgccgtcgcctctcttctctctctcgtcttctctctccaagGTAAATTTCCCTCTCCTGCGCCATCGCCCCTGTTCGCGCCTCGAGGGCCACCGTCCTCGTCTGTTTTTCCCCCGGGCAACGACGCACTGCCTCTGGCCTCCCCTCGCTCGATCCTCTGCGCCGCTGCGCAAGCCATGTTGTCCTCTGTGCaccgcgtctcctccgcgATGCAACGAAGagctctcgcttctgctcctttttctctctcttcttctccttccctcccttctccttcttctgctctctcttcttcttctttctctgcctttccttctctcttttcttctcgttctccgtttcgctcttctgctctcttcctttcctcggtgcatgcgtctggaGGCCGAGTTGACATCGCCACTCCATTTCTCCCCGACGGCGAAGAGCAGGCGGAAGAGCCTTCTGCcgcagaggcgcgagaagcagGCCGAGAAGCTGGGAGCTCGCCAGCCGAGAGACtagaagacgagagcgaaggagaagacttGCCGTTTGTCTGCGTTGCGTGAACAGGCGAGGCAGACACACCCCGAGGACGATGCAAAAAAGCAGGTTTCTCCTGCGGGGGAGGAAGGTCCGATCGCGGACGCGAGAAATGAGCTCTCGTCGCGATGCGACCatcgaagagagacagacaggcgcccgcggaaggagcaggagacgcgcgggGAGGCCGACGAGGGAAGAGATCCGACAGGAAGGAACACGGAGACGAccaaggagagacgcaggacgTCGGTCGAGCCGAGAGGCTTCCAGAAGTATGCGgaacggagacgagaggatAAATTGCcgaaaggagaaggcagggaagcgaagacgccaGCCAGAAGGCGAGTCGAGGAACGGGTCGAACTTCGACGTAAGTGCCTGGAGGaagcaacgcatgcaaaccGACAAGtgggggagagaaagcgagagaacagaagagagaaatcaaagcctgcgagagaagcgaagagtgaaagtggaggcgaagacgcgcgaCAAGACGCAAGAAACACTCTGGAAACGGACGCACgaacgagaggcgagaaaactGAACGCCGCCCTCCAGATCGTGAAACTCAATTCAGTAGCCTCCTCCTAGAACGAGCACTCATCTACAGCGTCGATGGCTGTTGTGTTTTTTACGATTTTTTGCGTCACATTGTCTGTTGCTTTCTCGATCCTCGCATTTCCGGCTGACTGCATTTCACACGGcgagcgacagcgagaagtCGTGGACGGGAGGTGAGCGAGCGCGCAGTCGTCcgcgaagggaggagacagcaagcgATGTCTTGACATACTTTGTATGTTTCGCATCATCACCAGTAAAGCGTCAACATCCCCAGATGTGCAGCGATCCCAGGGCGCCCCTGTGCTGGCCCAGTGTTTCTCAATTAACTGGCACCACAGAGTCTCCGCCTCCACCTGCCTCGcgtcctgtctcccttctcctgcGACCTTCTGCAGGTTGTGAGCTTTCATGTAGCGCCCACCACCGTCCTCAGAACCGGCGACTGTCTGTGGTCGTGTGAACaatgcttctctctgtctctctcctgccgttctcgctcttccctcagcttctttgtctcccttgTCAGCCGTCACTAGCGTTCCTCcatctgcagcttctcttcctcgccttcgttctccctcttctgtgCCCCTgttcctgctgtctcctccgctcttcctctcttcactcggtttgtctccacttttcctttctccgaCTGTCGGCGCAACACCCGGGCAGAGAGTCGAGCGGGAAGCAGCCCTGTGGCGACGCCGTCCAACGCTGCGCCGGCTCGCTCGGTTTCTTGCCTTGCAAGCAGCAGGaccagaagaaagagaagaagagagagaactgccGGAACCTTGAGGAcgggggaaggaagaagcatAAGGTAGGTGTACAGACGACGAAGCGGCAGGCACTGAAGACGCCGGCCGAggtggagagaacgaggaagaaaggacagCCGGACTTGGAGACGGGGGTTTCAGAGCCGCAAGAACAGTTGAGACGCCGTCAGTgagcagcaggagaagaacatcTGTCCGAGTCGCATGCTTCTTCACAGCTAACAACCTGCAGGGGAAGAAGTCCATGTCTCTTAAATCCGCAGACAGATGCGCCATCTGCAGATCATGGCAGTTTGATCGCGACCAGAAGTCACACGGCGACGACGAAAACGGATGGGAGGGTGCTACGcaggccgaggaagaagttgAGGAACGCGGGGGGTGGAAGCCGTTCGGAGAGGCTGAAGAGTTGCGGTTTGGTTGCTGCATGAGAGACGAGCTGAGAGAAACCTCCGCCTGTCGCCTGGATCGGAAAGAACCTCTTTCTGCGATCTGCGCTGTCGTCGGCAATCCAGTTTCCGAGTCGGCCTTCTTCCTGTCGACCGCGTCTTTGCTTCCGTTTCCCCCCTCCACTCTGTGGCTCTGgactccgtctctctctccgttttccctTCGCATGCCTGCCGCAGCTTCGTTCGCCGcgttctccccttctcctctATCGCCGCTCTCTTTTCGCCAGCCGCattcttcttgttcctcgTCCGACGAGAGAGCTTGCGTTGCCTCGAAGAGAAGTCTGTTTCGCGTTTCGATCAAGAGAAGGTGCTCAGTCACCTCTCGTATCCACCCAGACTGCGGTAGCTTCTCTCCCATCTTCACCTCGCGTCTTGGTTCCCGCTGCGGGTCAGCACAAGTCTTGCTAGGTCGCTTCGCGGCCTTCCTTCCTGCgacgtctctgctgctgctgtgtTCTCCAGCGCGCTGCAACTTCAGACggctccttctcttccatgCATGgactcctctcctctcgatCTTTGAGACGGAGACGGCACAGACCCTCGAGCGGCCGAACGCGACTGCGGAACCGCTGCGGCTTGCTCTTGGCCAGCTGGACGCAGAAAGCGTCCACTACCGACCCCGGAGTATGTcgtccttctgcttcgttgccgtcgtctctctccatctgcgCTTGGCGTCTCCCGGCCATGTAGCGCCTGAGCATCCTGCCGACGTTTTTGGAGCGACTCCGCTGGACGTACGGAGCCGAGGCAGtgcggaagacgagagagagaggaaactaCACGACGGTGGACAGCCAgtgcctcgctcttcttggCTCGGTGCGCCTGCGTCGCTCCCagctctccttcgtcgtttCGGTTTTTTTAAGTCTCCGGAGGAGACGCGTTACGCTTGTGCATACAGTCCAGCCGCCAGAGAGCAACAAGCATGCG contains the following coding sequences:
- a CDS encoding hypothetical protein (encoded by transcript TGME49_312175), which produces MGEKLPQSGWIREVTEHLLLIETRNRLLFEATQALSSDEEQEECGWRKESGDRGEGENAANEAAAGMRRENGERDGVQSHRVEGGNGSKDAVDRKKADSETGLPTTAQIAERGSFRSRRQAEVSLSSSLMQQPNRNSSASPNGFHPPRSSTSSSACVAPSHPFSSSPCDFWSRSNCHDLQMAHLSADLRDMDFFPCRLLAVKKHATRTDVLLLLLTDGVSTVLAALKPPSPSPAVLSSSFSPPRPASSVPAASSSVHLPYASSFPRPQGSGSSLSSSLSSGPAACKARNRASRRSVGRRRHRAASRSTLCPGVAPTVGERKSGDKPSEERKSGGDSRNRGTEEGERRRGREAADGGTLVTADKGDKEAEGRARTAGERQREALFTRPQTVAGSEDGGGRYMKAHNLQKVAGEGRQDARQVEAETLWCQLIEKHWASTGAPWDRCTSGDVDALLVMMRNIQSTYVEVRPVPRLAFWLASSLPCLLLSAIYPLVSVPHTSGSLSARPTSCVSPWSSPCSFLSDLFPRRPPRASPAPSAGACLSLFDGRIATRAHFSRPRSDLPPPQEKPAFLHRPRGVSASPVHATQTNGKSSPSLSSSSLSAGELPASRPASRASAAEGSSACSSPSGRNGVAMSTRPPDACTEERKRAEERNGEREEKREGKAEKEEEERAEEGEGREGEEEREKGAEARALRCIAEETRCTEDNMACAAAQRIERGEARGSASLPGGKTDEDGGPRGANRGDGAGEGNLPWREKTRERREATARVCTPEVVDLCDDETGERLQREGRATGAKRRRSGPRENSVEERREERRRRGQVAVDVSSGKRTHGGEKRKECGGDSVQLESSGSSSASRRSRSPLVSQLSMVVVGTSSEAGERKRQRTDFGFDSMSQTSSLVSRALSTRSDSFCSTVPLSGPWSPWSSPSPACLSPDLSPSPLGSVASVQDITSSSSRIASFAEDEQATDVSEDREQNRVEKQSVFVYEVEDREARESNPESACREEGQKRLLSVPASRQVRCRDNAGSVRMHRDRSVANVAFSPQVLFDALRSAHRGTIDMEVLRKFRNEAASVSPVLRQMKETNARLARAVQLIKERRQKAAKAREE
- a CDS encoding hypothetical protein (encoded by transcript TGME49_312160), whose translation is MKLLLCDNHRPSILPCARRGSFCRVDFSANAFLGTNEVLSCSFWHPGRPDRFSLPTETAFARLSENKMLSQATAGAARALLRPVCWARAPGVSHSFQSLRNRFFSSNSTGAVDNTVQMLVAKPRPTQYQTEICNQATNVQPGVEKDPTKGIIAMCVLLFAVPCIHTKLELSKYYSEHGHRYETGWNVFHYDSAKNTYLS